A region of Terriglobia bacterium DNA encodes the following proteins:
- a CDS encoding chorismate mutase has translation MSTQVSDWRAAIDVLDGQLLNLLNIRAKLACELAKVKRQTGMEIIDPEREQQVLERVRRSNDGPFDHDAITRIFQSIIQEARRVQAGAE, from the coding sequence ATGTCGACCCAAGTATCTGACTGGCGCGCCGCCATTGACGTTCTCGACGGCCAGCTTCTCAACCTGCTCAACATCCGAGCCAAGCTGGCCTGCGAGCTGGCCAAGGTAAAGCGCCAAACCGGCATGGAGATCATTGATCCCGAACGCGAGCAACAGGTATTGGAGCGCGTCCGCCGGAGCAACGACGGCCCGTTCGACCACGACGCCATCACCCGCATCTTCCAGAGCATCATCCAGGAAGCGCGGCGCGTGCAGGCGGGCGCGGAATAG
- the folK gene encoding 2-amino-4-hydroxy-6-hydroxymethyldihydropteridine diphosphokinase, whose amino-acid sequence MRKIAYLSLGSNIGDRQANLRRAIERLSELGEVTAVSSYYETEPVDFLVQPWFLNCALALATDQMPRQFLAALQRIERELGRKRLQPKGPRVIDLDILLFGSSVVETAQLTIPHPALHERRFVLEPLAEIAPEVRHPVFKRTIRELRDALPPGQRVKRWQPDATPEHGGTQQRRIKN is encoded by the coding sequence ATGCGGAAAATCGCCTATCTCTCTTTGGGATCGAATATTGGCGACCGTCAGGCCAACCTGCGGCGGGCCATCGAGCGCCTCTCGGAGCTGGGCGAAGTTACCGCCGTTTCCTCGTACTACGAAACCGAGCCGGTGGACTTCCTGGTGCAGCCTTGGTTCCTCAACTGCGCGCTCGCTCTTGCCACCGACCAGATGCCGCGGCAATTTCTCGCCGCGTTGCAGCGCATCGAGCGCGAGCTGGGCCGCAAGCGTCTTCAGCCCAAAGGTCCGCGCGTGATTGACCTGGACATCCTGCTGTTCGGCTCGTCGGTGGTGGAGACGGCGCAACTCACCATTCCCCATCCTGCCCTGCACGAGCGCCGCTTCGTGCTGGAACCGCTGGCCGAGATCGCCCCCGAGGTGCGCCACCCGGTGTTCAAACGCACCATCCGCGAGTTGCGCGACGCGCTTCCGCCGGGGCAGCGGGTGAAACGCTGGCAGCCGGATGCAACGCCGGAGCACGGAGGCACCCAGCAAAGAAGAATTAAGAATTGA
- the ruvA gene encoding Holliday junction branch migration protein RuvA, with product MIAHLRGKLIAKHPNQAIVETGGVGYDVTISVPTFSELPAAGHEVALHIHTHVREDAIALFGFLRAEEKQLFEKLISVSGIGPKLAITILSGMPTLDMVSAIRSNDVARLTRIPGIGKKTAERMVLELRDKLEGFGAAPPTLAATPAQEDVLSALVNLGYQRTAAERAVAMASKSGSGASFDALFRDSLAALSK from the coding sequence ATGATCGCGCACCTACGCGGCAAGCTGATCGCCAAGCACCCGAACCAGGCCATCGTCGAGACCGGCGGCGTCGGCTACGACGTCACCATCAGCGTGCCGACATTTTCCGAGCTGCCCGCGGCCGGGCACGAAGTCGCGCTGCACATCCACACCCACGTGCGCGAAGACGCGATCGCGCTGTTCGGCTTCCTGCGCGCAGAGGAGAAGCAGCTTTTCGAGAAGCTGATATCCGTCAGCGGCATCGGGCCCAAGCTGGCGATTACCATCCTGAGCGGCATGCCGACCCTCGACATGGTGAGCGCCATCCGGAGCAACGATGTCGCGCGCCTGACGCGGATTCCCGGCATCGGCAAGAAGACGGCGGAGCGCATGGTGCTGGAACTGCGCGACAAGCTGGAGGGCTTCGGCGCCGCGCCGCCCACGCTGGCCGCAACCCCCGCGCAAGAAGACGTGCTCTCGGCGCTGGTGAATTTGGGATATCAGCGAACGGCGGCGGAACGCGCGGTGGCGATGGCGTCGAAGTCAGGAAGTGGAGCATCGTTCGACGCATTGTTCCGGGATTCGCTGGCCGCGCTTTCGAAATGA
- a CDS encoding DUF1328 domain-containing protein: MLTWAIIFAVCALIFGLLGFSSLAAGFATIARFLLALFLILLVLTLIFGSSLFRAPRISTTDASRPWRCVQNAHRCG; encoded by the coding sequence ATGCTCACTTGGGCAATCATCTTTGCGGTCTGCGCCCTGATCTTCGGGCTGCTCGGCTTTTCCAGCCTGGCTGCGGGCTTCGCCACCATCGCGCGCTTCCTGCTGGCCCTGTTCCTGATCCTGCTCGTCCTGACCCTGATCTTCGGCAGCAGCCTGTTTCGCGCGCCACGCATTAGCACGACCGACGCGTCCCGTCCTTGGCGTTGCGTCCAAAATGCCCACAGATGTGGTTAA
- a CDS encoding DUF4349 domain-containing protein, translating to MFGVITGVWERNRQPFGAALVTAVTLVTLLWFVHTRPIPVRDRAATGLALYSAQTAQEHVSERLASSAAKLSVSGGIVGGVPGGFDSPQIVRTAALRILTSRPGDTVEQLSALATRYAGTVQSSTVSGTERSQAAQLVLQVPAGRFDEARREIRKLASGVEQERTDARDVTHTLVDRDARLHNLRAGEAEYLAILKRADKVKDIVTSRRSSAKYVARSSESTPSSVT from the coding sequence ATGTTCGGCGTAATCACCGGGGTGTGGGAAAGAAATCGTCAACCATTCGGAGCGGCACTGGTCACCGCCGTAACCCTCGTCACGCTGCTTTGGTTTGTGCACACAAGGCCTATTCCGGTACGCGACCGGGCGGCGACAGGTCTTGCTCTGTACTCCGCACAGACGGCGCAGGAACATGTTTCTGAACGCTTGGCGAGTTCCGCCGCGAAGCTAAGCGTCAGCGGCGGCATAGTGGGCGGGGTGCCCGGAGGATTCGACAGTCCGCAGATTGTCCGCACTGCGGCACTGCGCATTCTGACGTCCCGCCCAGGCGATACCGTCGAACAATTGTCGGCGTTGGCGACGCGCTACGCGGGCACGGTGCAGAGTTCGACCGTGAGTGGGACGGAACGTTCACAGGCGGCGCAGTTGGTGCTGCAAGTGCCGGCGGGCCGATTCGACGAAGCGCGTCGCGAGATTCGGAAGCTTGCATCGGGCGTAGAGCAGGAGAGGACGGACGCGCGTGACGTCACGCACACGCTCGTCGATCGGGATGCCAGGTTGCACAACCTGCGAGCCGGAGAGGCGGAATACCTCGCGATTCTGAAACGCGCGGACAAAGTCAAGGACATTGTCACGTCACGGAGAAGCTCAGCGAAGTACGTGGCGAGATCGAGCGAGTCGACGCCGAGCAGCGTTACCTAG
- the lpxC gene encoding UDP-3-O-acyl-N-acetylglucosamine deacetylase translates to MLAYEQTIRSAVECEGVGLHSGAPVHMRLLPAPAGTGIVFRRVDLDGFLVEADSRNVARVSYATSLMKKGVLISTTEHLLSAFIGLGVDNAIVELDNLELPILDGSARPFMDMVISVGLKTQRRRRVYLRIRRELELREGDKFIAVYPAPGYSVSYAINFPHPLIGRESFEVELCDGQYRREIAPARTFGFLEQEKAMRNMGLIRGASEHNVIVLTRDRVVNGPLRFPDEFVRHKVLDLIGDLALLGRRIIGRVVADRAGHAMHTALVSRLLRDRTLWEETTDETSAEPAYSPAAELRT, encoded by the coding sequence ATTCTGGCTTACGAGCAAACAATCCGCAGTGCGGTCGAATGTGAAGGCGTAGGTCTGCACTCCGGCGCCCCGGTGCACATGCGCCTGCTGCCGGCTCCGGCAGGCACCGGGATCGTCTTCCGCCGGGTGGACCTCGACGGTTTTCTTGTCGAGGCCGACAGCCGCAACGTCGCCCGCGTCAGCTACGCCACCAGCCTAATGAAGAAAGGCGTGCTGATCTCTACTACCGAGCACCTGTTGTCGGCATTCATCGGCCTGGGCGTGGACAATGCGATCGTCGAGCTCGACAACCTGGAGTTGCCCATCCTGGACGGCAGCGCGCGCCCGTTCATGGACATGGTGATCAGTGTCGGACTAAAGACGCAACGCCGCCGGCGCGTGTACCTGCGCATCCGGCGCGAACTGGAGTTGCGCGAGGGCGACAAGTTCATCGCGGTGTATCCTGCACCGGGATACTCGGTTTCGTACGCCATCAACTTTCCGCACCCGCTGATCGGGCGCGAGAGCTTCGAGGTCGAACTCTGCGATGGCCAGTACCGCCGCGAGATCGCGCCCGCGCGCACCTTCGGCTTTCTCGAGCAGGAAAAGGCCATGCGCAACATGGGCCTGATCCGCGGCGCGTCGGAGCACAACGTGATCGTGCTGACGCGCGACCGCGTGGTCAACGGTCCGCTGCGTTTTCCCGACGAATTCGTGCGCCACAAAGTGCTGGACCTGATCGGCGACTTGGCGCTGCTCGGCCGGCGGATCATTGGACGCGTGGTCGCCGATCGCGCCGGCCACGCCATGCACACGGCGCTGGTCTCACGCCTGCTGCGCGATCGCACGTTGTGGGAAGAAACCACCGACGAAACCTCCGCCGAACCCGCGTACTCGCCGGCCGCCGAACTCCGCACGTAA
- a CDS encoding DUF4349 domain-containing protein translates to MPRDSETRGQSQGHCHVTEKLSEVRGEIERVDAEQRYLAHQVEMAAITVDIRTVAEAVVLGLHWHPLYQARLAVLSVLSGLADYADAMVQVIVHLPLIALWTATVLLIARAAWAVLRRALQLMFPRKAQESVAQA, encoded by the coding sequence ATACCTCGCGATTCTGAAACGCGCGGACAAAGTCAAGGACATTGTCACGTCACGGAGAAGCTCAGCGAAGTACGTGGCGAGATCGAGCGAGTCGACGCCGAGCAGCGTTACCTAGCGCACCAGGTGGAGATGGCGGCAATCACGGTCGACATCAGAACCGTTGCCGAAGCCGTGGTGCTGGGCTTGCATTGGCATCCGCTATACCAGGCAAGGCTCGCCGTCTTGAGTGTGCTGTCCGGCTTAGCTGACTATGCGGACGCCATGGTGCAGGTGATCGTGCACCTGCCACTCATCGCGCTGTGGACAGCGACGGTTCTGTTGATCGCCCGCGCCGCATGGGCAGTGCTGCGCCGCGCCTTACAGCTAATGTTTCCCCGAAAGGCTCAAGAATCAGTGGCGCAGGCGTAA
- a CDS encoding PilZ domain-containing protein — MSVALQSEVDTATGVAYEMALQSLLLSRDDDVIRVLRRVLNDLEIDVEVCTGPDKAAEQLARKKWDAIIIDCDDVHGALDVLRTVRLTTSNKTSTAFAIINGVTSVRSAFELGANLALEKPITADRAKHSFRAVHGMMIAERRRYYRHPVDMAITLKYEDKNNQRHFEILATAINLSEGGMAVKLKSLPPDMKAVATLHFILPGTHNWIETSGTIAWVDGECQAGIRFDNPPFSVREHLAQWFNQKMNPEKKPVPVPVKRRFWQ; from the coding sequence TTGTCAGTTGCACTACAATCGGAGGTCGACACTGCCACTGGGGTGGCATACGAGATGGCGTTGCAGTCGCTGCTGTTGAGCCGTGACGACGATGTAATTCGCGTGTTGCGGCGGGTGCTGAACGACCTGGAGATTGACGTCGAGGTTTGCACCGGGCCGGACAAGGCGGCAGAGCAACTGGCCCGCAAAAAATGGGACGCCATCATCATCGACTGCGACGACGTGCACGGCGCCCTCGACGTGCTGCGCACCGTGCGTCTGACCACATCTAATAAGACCTCCACCGCCTTCGCCATCATCAATGGTGTCACCAGCGTGCGTAGCGCGTTCGAACTGGGAGCCAACCTGGCGCTGGAAAAGCCCATCACCGCCGATCGCGCCAAGCACAGCTTCCGCGCCGTGCACGGCATGATGATAGCCGAGCGCCGCCGCTACTACCGCCACCCGGTGGACATGGCGATTACCCTGAAATATGAGGACAAGAACAACCAACGCCATTTTGAGATTCTGGCCACGGCCATCAACCTGAGTGAAGGCGGCATGGCGGTAAAGCTGAAATCGCTGCCGCCGGACATGAAAGCGGTGGCGACGCTGCACTTCATTTTGCCCGGAACGCACAATTGGATTGAAACCTCCGGCACAATCGCCTGGGTCGACGGGGAATGCCAAGCCGGCATCCGCTTCGATAATCCGCCCTTCAGCGTCAGGGAACACCTGGCGCAGTGGTTCAACCAGAAAATGAATCCGGAAAAGAAACCGGTACCCGTACCGGTAAAACGGAGATTCTGGCAGTAG